A part of Legionella sp. PATHC035 genomic DNA contains:
- the traK gene encoding type-F conjugative transfer system secretin TraK: protein MTNSIYDKAKKTILLISCLCSGIVGASTAPSVIAFEEGEQFNLTLSSINFNRVFVEGESITKLSYPEHAITVDKSEMDNPESTDSSVYIKPNFQVPITLFLTTDKGHHVSLTLTPDESVGKTLRLVPRAQTKLKFVKLDTPDASEVDEAIAAMKAGETPKEFNEKRVIPRTFYIKKNIKVTLEKQYQGKRFSGFIYRLENTSNHELALTTALFAHKDAESLSLSEEELPPKKIAYLYGLYSNQG, encoded by the coding sequence ATGACTAACTCAATTTATGATAAAGCTAAAAAAACCATTCTTCTTATAAGCTGTTTGTGCTCAGGAATTGTTGGTGCAAGCACCGCTCCTTCGGTCATCGCTTTTGAAGAAGGAGAGCAGTTTAATCTGACCTTATCGAGTATTAACTTTAATCGTGTGTTTGTTGAAGGGGAATCGATCACTAAATTAAGTTACCCAGAGCATGCTATTACAGTAGATAAAAGTGAGATGGATAACCCTGAAAGCACCGATTCTTCGGTGTATATAAAACCCAATTTTCAAGTTCCCATTACCCTGTTCCTAACTACAGATAAAGGACATCACGTATCACTTACCCTGACACCTGATGAATCGGTTGGAAAAACCTTAAGGCTTGTGCCGCGCGCTCAAACAAAATTGAAATTTGTGAAACTGGATACCCCTGATGCTAGTGAAGTAGATGAGGCAATCGCTGCCATGAAAGCAGGGGAGACTCCCAAAGAATTTAATGAAAAACGGGTTATTCCACGAACTTTTTACATTAAAAAAAACATAAAGGTAACCCTTGAAAAGCAATATCAGGGTAAGCGTTTCTCAGGCTTTATCTATCGGTTAGAAAATACATCAAATCATGAACTAGCGCTTACAACAGCCTTATTTGCCCATAAGGACGCAGAATCCCTTTCATTAAGTGAAGAGGAACTTCCTCCCAAAAAAATCGCTTATTTATATGGGTTATACAGCAATCAGGGATAA
- the traL gene encoding type IV conjugative transfer system protein TraL: MARNYQTFMLSDEPKIAGIPVTTGLPIFLLTGIGLLTGLAYQLFMIGAALSVAMHIKYGGLPLRSLFAIVYWSLPHRLTSLLFRALPDSANRIYIR; encoded by the coding sequence ATGGCTCGCAACTACCAAACCTTTATGCTCTCTGATGAACCAAAAATTGCGGGTATTCCTGTTACCACAGGCCTGCCCATTTTTTTACTCACGGGAATTGGGCTTTTAACAGGACTTGCCTATCAGCTTTTTATGATAGGCGCAGCCCTAAGCGTTGCGATGCATATCAAGTATGGCGGACTGCCTCTGCGGAGTCTGTTTGCCATCGTGTACTGGTCGCTGCCTCACAGGTTAACGTCCCTTTTATTTCGAGCTTTGCCCGATTCTGCCAACCGAATTTATATCAGGTGA
- a CDS encoding type IV conjugative transfer system pilin TraA: protein MNYRTAMNDLSIKGYLYARQLLPFLMISLALLCLMPDSCFAAENRLSGLKEEVKATFGADSDLPYFLLLAEGLAGAYAYIKTKNIAVLAGVPVLMVFTHWALK, encoded by the coding sequence ATGAACTATAGAACAGCAATGAACGATTTGAGCATTAAAGGATATCTGTATGCCAGGCAGCTGCTCCCTTTTTTAATGATTAGTTTGGCACTGTTGTGTTTGATGCCTGACTCTTGTTTCGCTGCTGAGAATCGGCTTTCTGGATTAAAAGAGGAAGTAAAGGCAACCTTTGGAGCGGATTCAGATCTTCCTTATTTTCTTTTGTTAGCAGAAGGGCTTGCAGGGGCTTATGCCTACATCAAAACCAAAAATATCGCAGTCCTTGCGGGTGTTCCGGTATTGATGGTGTTTACTCACTGGGCATTGAAATAA
- a CDS encoding TraE/TraK family type IV conjugative transfer system protein, with protein sequence MDTSFRDNAIAKNRLLFKLTLIWALSSTFAVIVLCALNFYTLLHKQVHWLPVCTGLEFSIGDKGYSPEYLKEMTQKAADLRLTYNPETIDARYTMLSHLIPAKYQESFSKLLDAERKTVHEKNVSSVFYAEKVSVDVSKNQGQIEGQLYRTSHGLQLKPQHKMYRVQFSYQSGLLNLVSIQEIHHD encoded by the coding sequence ATGGATACTTCATTTCGTGATAATGCGATTGCAAAAAACAGACTGTTATTCAAGCTGACGCTGATTTGGGCGCTATCGAGTACGTTTGCAGTTATTGTTCTGTGCGCCTTAAATTTTTATACCTTACTGCATAAGCAGGTTCACTGGCTTCCAGTGTGTACTGGTCTAGAGTTTAGCATTGGCGATAAAGGTTATTCACCCGAGTACCTGAAAGAAATGACGCAGAAAGCTGCTGACTTACGCCTGACCTACAACCCTGAGACCATTGATGCACGCTACACCATGCTGTCTCATCTGATTCCAGCGAAATACCAGGAATCGTTTTCCAAACTATTGGATGCCGAGCGAAAAACAGTACATGAAAAAAATGTAAGCTCCGTTTTTTATGCTGAAAAAGTATCCGTGGATGTCTCTAAAAATCAAGGTCAAATCGAAGGGCAATTGTATCGCACAAGCCATGGGCTTCAATTAAAGCCACAACACAAAATGTATCGAGTGCAGTTTTCATATCAATCAGGCCTTTTAAATCTTGTGTCCATTCAGGAGATACACCATGACTAA